A DNA window from Cobetia marina contains the following coding sequences:
- a CDS encoding NADH:ubiquinone reductase (Na(+)-transporting) subunit B yields MMGIRQTLDNLEPHFHKGGKYEKFYALYEAVDTIFYAPASVTRTTAHVRDGIDLKRIMITVWMCTFPAMFFGMYNAGLQANEAIAGGYSALGGWREAIVMMLAGSHDAGSVWANFILGATYFLPIYLVTFAVGGFWEVLFAMRRGHEVNEGFFVTSVLFALTLPATIPLWQVALGITFGVVIGKEVFGGTGKNFLNPALSGRAFLYFAYPASISGDAVWVPADGYTGATALSTAAQDGMSALMQQMSWTDAFLGFIPGSLGEVSTLAIFLGAAVLLWTRIASWRIMLGVLLGMVATSALFNAIGSDTNAMFAMPWYWHLVIGGFAFGMVFMATDPVSASMTDKGKLIFGALIGVMTVLIRVANPAFPEGIMLAILFANLFAPLIDHFVVQANIKRRVKREAAGIANEETA; encoded by the coding sequence ATGATGGGTATTCGACAGACTCTGGATAACCTGGAGCCGCACTTCCACAAGGGTGGCAAGTACGAGAAGTTCTACGCGCTCTACGAAGCCGTGGACACGATTTTCTATGCGCCGGCGAGTGTCACGCGTACCACCGCGCACGTGCGTGATGGTATCGACCTGAAGCGCATCATGATCACGGTCTGGATGTGTACCTTCCCGGCCATGTTCTTCGGCATGTACAACGCCGGTCTGCAGGCCAACGAGGCCATCGCTGGCGGTTACAGTGCATTGGGCGGCTGGCGTGAAGCCATCGTCATGATGCTGGCGGGCAGCCATGATGCGGGCAGCGTGTGGGCCAACTTCATCCTGGGGGCCACCTACTTCCTGCCCATCTATCTGGTGACCTTCGCGGTCGGCGGCTTCTGGGAAGTGCTGTTCGCGATGCGTCGCGGTCACGAGGTCAACGAAGGCTTCTTCGTCACCTCCGTGCTCTTCGCGCTGACGCTGCCGGCCACCATCCCGCTGTGGCAGGTCGCGCTCGGCATCACCTTCGGTGTGGTGATCGGCAAGGAAGTCTTCGGCGGTACCGGCAAGAACTTCCTCAACCCGGCGCTGTCCGGTCGTGCCTTCCTGTACTTCGCCTATCCGGCCAGCATTTCCGGTGACGCGGTGTGGGTGCCGGCTGACGGCTATACCGGTGCGACCGCACTGTCCACCGCGGCACAGGACGGCATGAGCGCCCTGATGCAGCAGATGAGCTGGACCGATGCCTTCCTGGGCTTCATTCCGGGCTCGTTGGGTGAGGTATCGACGCTGGCCATCTTCCTCGGCGCGGCGGTACTGCTGTGGACGCGCATCGCCTCCTGGCGAATCATGCTGGGCGTGTTGCTGGGCATGGTCGCGACCTCGGCGCTGTTCAACGCCATCGGCAGTGACACCAATGCCATGTTCGCGATGCCGTGGTACTGGCATCTGGTCATCGGCGGCTTCGCCTTCGGCATGGTCTTCATGGCCACCGATCCGGTCTCGGCTTCCATGACCGACAAGGGCAAGCTGATCTTCGGTGCACTGATCGGCGTGATGACCGTGTTGATCCGTGTCGCCAACCCGGCCTTCCCGGAGGGCATCATGCTGGCGATCCTGTTCGCCAACCTGTTCGCCCCGCTGATCGACCACTTCGTCGTGCAGGCCAACATCAAGCGCCGCGTCAAGCGCGAGGCTGCCGGCATCGCGAACGAGGAGACCGCCTGA